Below is a window of Caldicellulosiruptoraceae bacterium PP1 DNA.
GTTTTATAGAGCTGGTTTAATGGACATATTAAATAATATTGCCTATTATGTTTGTGAAGGTAATGCAAAATTAGTAAGTCAATTAGTAAATGAAGCTTTAAAAAGTAATATAGATCCACAAATTATTCTCAATGAAGGGCTTATTAAAGGGATGTCAATAGCAGGTGACAAATTTATTGACAGTTCTACATATGTGCCTGAAGTTTTAGTTGCTGCAAGAGCAATGAGTATAGGTCTTGAGATAATAAAACCATATCTTGTTGCTTCGAATGTAAAACCTATTGGCAGAGTTGTTATCGGAACTGTAAAAGGAGATTTACATGATATTGGGAAAAATCTTGTTATAATCTTCTTAAAAGGAGCAGGAATTGAAACTATTGATTTAGGTATTGATGTTTCGGTCGATAAATTCATAGATGCTGTTAAAAAATATAACCCTAATATTTTAGCAATGTCAGCTCTACTTACCACTACAATGCATCAAATGAAAGAAGTAATTGATAAGCTACATGCTGAAGGAATAAGAGAAAAGGTAAAGGTGATGATAGGAGGTGCTCCTATTACACAAGATTTTGCTAATGAAATTGGAGCAGATTTATTTGCAGAAGATGCTGCAACAGCAGCAAAGATTGCCAGAAATATTATTTTAGGCAAATCGA
It encodes the following:
- a CDS encoding corrinoid protein, encoding FYRAGLMDILNNIAYYVCEGNAKLVSQLVNEALKSNIDPQIILNEGLIKGMSIAGDKFIDSSTYVPEVLVAARAMSIGLEIIKPYLVASNVKPIGRVVIGTVKGDLHDIGKNLVIIFLKGAGIETIDLGIDVSVDKFIDAVKKYNPNILAMSALLTTTMHQMKEVIDKLHAEGIREKVKVMIGGAPITQDFANEIGADLFAEDAATAAKIARNIILGKSKQ